A window of the Streptomyces luomodiensis genome harbors these coding sequences:
- a CDS encoding GMC family oxidoreductase yields MSWDSTHGRRARPADIECDALVVGSGAGGSVAALELARAGRSVTVLEEGPRADTRDLATASPAESMRHLYRNGGATAILGTPAIAYGEAHAVGGTTVVNGGLLWEPSPTVLDRWATWSGYGSYRAPVINFRFAEIQQRLGMIVQEHGGGNEDSRLLAGAAESLGWRWQHPQRVVRGCRHRNQCATGCPSGAKQSMALTYLPEAEALGARIRPGVRVHRITHDRGIVRGVEASGPDGRRVRYRARTVFLAAGPIGTPVLLRRSGIHRRTAGNRLALHLNLRTIARFPQVVDAGRGTMFTAQVQEHSALGMLVMPSNLTPGGLGAALAGRDPREVDAFLAARAHLGMYTTQVRMQGTARIAALVGGTPLLRHGMTRADHHALCLAFRRTAQLLFAAGAVEILPPTSSAAPLRTQAEVADHCARIRPGDWELVSVHGMASCPIARPDRGGLCDELGRPHGFTNLHLCDASVLPGAPGISPQGTIMSFAHEIVGRHLEST; encoded by the coding sequence ATGAGCTGGGACAGCACGCACGGCCGCCGGGCCCGCCCCGCGGACATCGAGTGCGACGCCCTGGTGGTCGGCTCCGGCGCGGGCGGCAGCGTCGCCGCACTGGAGCTGGCCCGCGCCGGACGGTCGGTGACCGTCCTGGAGGAAGGCCCCAGGGCCGACACCCGCGACCTGGCGACGGCCAGTCCGGCGGAGTCGATGCGCCACCTCTACCGCAACGGCGGCGCGACCGCGATCCTCGGCACCCCGGCCATCGCCTACGGCGAGGCCCACGCCGTGGGCGGCACCACCGTCGTCAACGGCGGCCTGCTGTGGGAGCCGTCACCGACCGTCCTTGACCGCTGGGCCACCTGGTCGGGCTACGGCAGCTACCGGGCGCCGGTCATCAACTTCCGATTCGCCGAGATCCAGCAGCGCCTCGGCATGATCGTGCAGGAGCACGGAGGAGGAAACGAGGATTCACGGCTCCTGGCAGGAGCCGCCGAGTCGCTCGGATGGCGCTGGCAGCACCCGCAGCGCGTCGTACGCGGCTGCCGGCACCGCAACCAGTGCGCCACCGGCTGCCCCAGCGGCGCTAAGCAGAGCATGGCCCTGACCTACCTGCCCGAAGCAGAGGCACTCGGAGCCCGCATACGCCCCGGTGTGCGCGTGCACCGGATCACGCACGACCGGGGCATCGTGCGCGGCGTGGAGGCGAGTGGCCCGGACGGCCGCAGGGTCCGCTACCGCGCCCGCACCGTTTTCCTCGCCGCCGGTCCCATCGGAACCCCCGTACTGCTGCGCCGCAGCGGCATCCACCGACGCACGGCCGGAAACCGCCTCGCGCTCCACCTCAACCTGCGGACCATCGCCCGCTTCCCCCAGGTCGTGGACGCCGGACGCGGCACGATGTTCACCGCCCAGGTCCAGGAACACTCCGCGCTGGGCATGCTCGTCATGCCGTCGAACCTGACCCCCGGCGGTCTGGGCGCCGCGCTCGCCGGCCGCGACCCGCGTGAGGTCGACGCCTTCCTGGCCGCCCGAGCCCACCTGGGCATGTACACCACGCAGGTACGGATGCAAGGCACCGCCCGGATCGCCGCGCTGGTGGGCGGCACCCCTCTGTTGCGGCACGGCATGACCCGCGCCGACCACCATGCCTTGTGCCTGGCGTTCCGCAGGACCGCACAGCTGCTGTTCGCAGCGGGCGCCGTGGAAATCCTGCCACCGACCAGCTCCGCCGCCCCGCTGCGTACGCAGGCGGAGGTGGCGGACCACTGCGCCCGGATCCGGCCGGGCGACTGGGAGCTGGTCTCCGTGCACGGCATGGCGAGCTGCCCCATCGCACGGCCCGACCGCGGCGGGCTCTGCGACGAGCTCGGCAGACCGCACGGCTTCACCAACCTGCACCTGTGCGACGCCAGCGTCCTGCCGGGCGCACCAGGCATCAGTCCGCAGGGAACGATCATGTCCTTCGCCCACGAGATCGTGGGCCGCCACCTGGAGAGCACGTGA
- a CDS encoding thiamine pyrophosphate-binding protein, giving the protein MTVLVHEAMGRQLTDLGVRTVFGVVGSGNFHFTDAMVRGGARFVAARHEGGAATMADAYARMSDEVAVLSLHQGCGYTNALTGITEAAKSRTPLLVLTAEAADPTSNFALDQAAIAAGIGAVALRVRSPRTALDDVARAFAICRHQRRTVVLNVPIDVQDAPLDAESPAREYHRVAEPRPDDSEIAAFAQLLERAERPVFVVGRGGRSPGSRDAVRELAAEAGALLATSAVSRGMFNGDAWNIDVSGGFSSPLTAELVSGADLLVGFGCALNMWTMRHGRLIAPDATVVQVDIEPGAIGVHRDVDLGLWGGVAGTARATAAWLRANSPGGRTGYRTPDVAERIRSGLRWNQVGFEDASGDGRVDPRSLTVALNDILPTERIVSVDSGNFLGYPSMYLDVPDEYGFCFTQAFQSVGLGLATAIGAALAQPDRLPVAGCGDGGFLMGLSELETVVRLGLPMLIVVYNDAMYGAEVHHFGAGTSGLDTVTFPDTDIAALARGHGCEALTIRRPEDTYAVKEWLSAGPVRPLVLDAKITSDGGSWWLQEAFGH; this is encoded by the coding sequence GTGACCGTGCTTGTCCACGAAGCCATGGGCAGGCAGCTCACCGATCTCGGGGTCCGGACGGTCTTCGGTGTGGTCGGCAGCGGCAACTTCCACTTCACCGACGCGATGGTGCGCGGTGGCGCACGGTTCGTCGCCGCTCGTCACGAGGGCGGCGCGGCCACCATGGCGGACGCGTACGCCCGGATGTCCGACGAGGTCGCCGTGCTCTCCCTGCACCAGGGCTGCGGCTACACGAACGCCCTCACCGGAATCACCGAGGCCGCGAAGAGCAGGACGCCGCTGCTGGTGCTGACCGCCGAAGCCGCCGATCCGACCTCGAACTTCGCGCTCGACCAGGCGGCGATCGCGGCCGGTATCGGGGCGGTCGCGCTGCGCGTCCGGTCTCCCAGAACCGCCCTCGACGATGTGGCACGGGCCTTCGCGATCTGCCGCCACCAGCGGCGCACGGTCGTCCTCAACGTTCCCATCGACGTTCAGGATGCGCCCCTGGACGCAGAGTCCCCGGCCCGGGAGTACCACCGGGTCGCCGAACCGCGGCCCGACGACAGTGAGATAGCCGCGTTCGCGCAGCTGCTGGAACGCGCCGAGCGGCCGGTGTTCGTCGTCGGACGCGGCGGCCGTTCCCCGGGCTCCAGGGACGCCGTCCGCGAACTGGCCGCCGAGGCGGGCGCACTCCTGGCCACATCCGCCGTCTCCCGCGGGATGTTCAACGGCGACGCCTGGAACATCGACGTCTCCGGCGGCTTCTCCTCGCCGCTGACGGCCGAGCTCGTCTCCGGCGCCGACCTGCTGGTGGGATTCGGCTGCGCCCTGAACATGTGGACCATGCGGCACGGCAGGCTCATCGCGCCGGACGCGACCGTCGTCCAGGTCGACATCGAACCCGGGGCCATCGGCGTACACCGTGACGTGGACCTCGGTCTGTGGGGCGGTGTCGCCGGAACGGCCCGGGCCACGGCCGCGTGGCTGCGGGCGAACTCGCCCGGCGGGCGCACGGGTTACCGCACTCCGGACGTGGCCGAGCGGATCCGGTCCGGCCTGCGCTGGAATCAGGTCGGATTCGAGGACGCTTCGGGGGACGGACGGGTCGACCCGCGCAGTCTGACCGTCGCGCTCAACGACATCCTGCCCACCGAGCGGATCGTCTCCGTGGACTCGGGCAACTTCCTCGGCTACCCGAGCATGTACCTCGACGTGCCCGACGAGTACGGGTTCTGTTTCACCCAGGCGTTCCAGTCCGTCGGCCTGGGCCTGGCGACCGCGATCGGTGCCGCGCTGGCGCAGCCCGACCGGCTGCCCGTGGCCGGCTGCGGTGACGGCGGGTTCCTGATGGGCCTGTCGGAGCTCGAGACCGTCGTACGGCTGGGTCTGCCCATGTTGATCGTCGTCTACAACGACGCCATGTACGGAGCCGAGGTGCATCACTTCGGGGCCGGCACGAGCGGCCTCGACACGGTGACCTTCCCCGACACGGACATCGCGGCGCTCGCGCGGGGACATGGGTGCGAGGCGCTGACCATCCGACGGCCCGAGGACACGTACGCCGTGAAGGAGTGGCTGTCGGCCGGCCCCGTCCGTCCCCTGGTGCTGGACGCCAAGATCACCTCGGACGGGGGTTCCTGGTGGCTGCAGGAAGCTTTCGGGCACTGA
- a CDS encoding LysR substrate-binding domain-containing protein, with the protein MNVEHFLDGRLKLRHLVLVTVVADEGTLVGAAKAMHVTQPVVTRSLQEIETIIGVKLFARGPRGVRPTQYGDILIEHARAVVGNVRAAAGRIHELQRLGMEPVRVGTNLAGAYSLLPQTLIRLKKAHPHLTVSVVEAMPEELGLQLSRGEVDVLVGRLQPSSLRATLRHVRLYDEPVRLVVRHAHPCLGTPTSGIEDLMDLPWILPGRNTQLRQEIDELFDRRGLPLPANIIECSTILTLRTVLLETDAVAPLPMLIGARDPLLAMLPLGLDTVPREIGITTAADRRPSASTRLLIKEIVAVARETDPVLLESRR; encoded by the coding sequence ATGAACGTGGAGCACTTTCTGGACGGTCGGCTGAAACTGCGCCACCTCGTTCTCGTCACCGTCGTGGCTGATGAGGGCACTCTGGTCGGTGCCGCCAAGGCGATGCACGTCACCCAACCCGTCGTGACCCGAAGCCTCCAGGAGATCGAGACGATCATCGGGGTCAAACTCTTCGCCAGGGGACCGCGAGGCGTCCGCCCGACCCAGTACGGCGACATCCTCATCGAGCACGCCCGCGCGGTCGTCGGCAATGTGCGCGCCGCGGCCGGACGTATCCACGAGCTCCAGCGTCTCGGCATGGAGCCCGTACGGGTCGGAACCAACCTCGCCGGCGCCTACTCCCTTCTGCCGCAGACCCTGATCCGGCTCAAGAAGGCCCACCCGCACCTCACCGTCTCGGTCGTCGAGGCGATGCCCGAGGAACTCGGCCTGCAACTCTCCCGAGGCGAAGTGGACGTACTGGTCGGCCGACTCCAGCCGTCGAGCCTGCGCGCCACGCTGCGTCACGTACGGCTCTACGACGAACCGGTTCGGCTCGTCGTTCGGCATGCGCACCCCTGCCTCGGAACACCCACCAGCGGCATCGAGGACCTCATGGACCTGCCGTGGATCCTGCCGGGCCGAAACACCCAACTGCGCCAGGAAATCGACGAACTCTTCGACCGCCGAGGCCTGCCTCTCCCCGCGAACATCATCGAGTGCTCGACGATCCTCACGCTGAGGACGGTTCTGTTGGAAACAGACGCCGTCGCTCCACTGCCCATGCTGATCGGCGCGCGGGACCCTCTTCTTGCCATGCTGCCCCTGGGTCTTGACACCGTGCCGCGCGAGATCGGGATCACCACGGCCGCCGACCGGCGGCCGTCCGCGAGTACCAGGCTCCTGATCAAGGAAATCGTGGCAGTCGCCCGGGAGACCGACCCCGTGCTGTTGGAATCACGGCGATGA
- a CDS encoding cyclase family protein, with the protein MSSTLSADGLLGGLTSALASGGVEVVDLTALLSPSTPVLDLPPDMAPIPHFELEELARYDDRGRTSYQNGIHTGEHVGTHFDAPCHWVTGADKGDVAHVPVRRLVAPAAVIDKTAECAADPDFLLTPEHLEEWQYHNGPLPEDGWLLYRTGWAARSHDQQLFLNADESGPHTPGITAECARWLADESPIVGLGVETVGTDAGQAFTFTPQFPAHHYLLGAGKYGVTQLQNLDRLPVTGAVLIVAPLRIVGGSGSPARVLALMENGEVQ; encoded by the coding sequence ATGTCTTCGACACTCTCCGCAGACGGCCTGCTGGGCGGCCTGACGTCCGCTCTGGCCTCCGGCGGCGTCGAGGTGGTCGACCTGACCGCCCTCCTGTCGCCGTCGACGCCCGTGCTCGACCTTCCGCCAGACATGGCGCCGATCCCTCACTTCGAGCTGGAGGAGCTTGCGCGGTATGACGATCGGGGGCGCACGTCCTACCAGAACGGCATTCACACCGGTGAGCACGTGGGCACCCACTTCGACGCGCCGTGCCACTGGGTCACCGGCGCCGACAAGGGGGACGTCGCTCACGTACCGGTCCGGCGCCTGGTGGCTCCCGCTGCCGTGATCGACAAGACCGCCGAGTGCGCCGCCGACCCGGACTTCCTGCTGACACCTGAACACCTGGAGGAGTGGCAGTACCACAACGGCCCGCTGCCGGAGGACGGTTGGCTGCTCTATCGGACTGGTTGGGCCGCCCGCTCGCACGATCAGCAACTGTTCCTCAACGCGGACGAAAGCGGGCCGCACACGCCCGGCATCACGGCCGAATGCGCCCGCTGGCTGGCCGACGAGTCACCGATCGTCGGACTCGGAGTGGAGACGGTCGGGACCGACGCCGGGCAGGCGTTCACCTTCACCCCGCAGTTCCCGGCGCACCACTACCTGCTGGGCGCGGGCAAGTACGGAGTCACCCAGTTGCAGAACCTCGACCGGCTGCCCGTCACCGGCGCCGTCCTGATCGTCGCTCCGCTCCGCATCGTGGGAGGGTCCGGCAGTCCGGCACGGGTTCTGGCTCTTATGGAGAACGGAGAAGTCCAGTGA
- a CDS encoding MFS transporter gives MTDRPTTQRATTLAAQPSAPLFKPAAVVASCVGFVLIGALQALYGPAIPGLRAEYGLSPSAAGLGLSAHFIGGVAGVLLFDRLFGRVGNRPLLAASYLLMAVGAAGFALAPNWPVALVMALLAGLGFGGIDYGLNQLFAVGFGHRSGAMLNILNAHFGVGAILGPALIGGVGAEHYPVVFAGFAAANLPLLLCLKGVRDRAPQPADPARETPGTTALGRSLGSVLAVFVALYVLHVGIEAGVGGWEPTHLETVGHGAGVAATATSVYWLMMTVGRFLVAPIALRFSAQAIITVSCAGMTVCLALATVPALAPYAYAGVGLFIAPIFPTGLPWLNKAAPRARRAGALVIAASMIGGVVAGPALGKAIEWSGARAVPILLGGISALCLAATLWLVRATRSARAS, from the coding sequence GTGACCGACCGACCGACCACACAGCGGGCCACCACACTGGCTGCACAACCGAGTGCGCCGCTGTTCAAGCCTGCCGCCGTGGTGGCATCCTGCGTGGGCTTCGTGCTCATCGGGGCCCTCCAGGCCCTGTACGGGCCTGCCATCCCGGGCCTGCGCGCGGAGTACGGGCTGTCCCCCTCGGCCGCCGGGCTGGGGCTGAGCGCCCACTTCATCGGCGGTGTCGCCGGTGTGCTGCTGTTCGACCGGCTCTTCGGCCGCGTCGGCAACCGCCCACTCCTCGCGGCTTCCTACCTGCTCATGGCCGTCGGTGCGGCAGGCTTCGCGCTTGCGCCGAACTGGCCCGTCGCCCTGGTCATGGCGCTGCTCGCCGGACTCGGCTTCGGAGGCATCGACTACGGCCTCAACCAGCTCTTCGCCGTCGGCTTCGGCCACCGTTCGGGCGCGATGCTCAACATTCTCAACGCCCACTTCGGCGTCGGCGCGATCCTCGGCCCTGCCCTCATCGGCGGCGTCGGCGCCGAGCACTACCCGGTGGTCTTCGCCGGGTTCGCAGCCGCCAACCTGCCGCTCCTGCTGTGCCTGAAGGGAGTACGCGACCGGGCACCGCAGCCGGCCGACCCCGCTCGGGAGACGCCCGGCACTACGGCGCTGGGCCGCAGCCTGGGCTCGGTGCTGGCTGTCTTCGTCGCCCTCTATGTCCTGCACGTGGGCATCGAGGCGGGCGTGGGCGGCTGGGAGCCCACCCACCTGGAGACCGTGGGCCACGGCGCGGGTGTCGCCGCCACCGCCACTTCCGTGTACTGGCTGATGATGACCGTGGGCCGTTTCCTGGTCGCGCCCATCGCGCTGCGCTTTTCCGCCCAGGCCATCATCACGGTCTCGTGCGCCGGCATGACGGTCTGCCTCGCGCTGGCCACGGTGCCGGCCCTCGCCCCCTACGCGTACGCCGGCGTCGGCCTGTTCATCGCGCCGATCTTCCCCACCGGTCTGCCGTGGCTCAACAAGGCGGCACCGCGGGCCCGGCGGGCCGGAGCCCTGGTGATCGCCGCGTCGATGATCGGCGGCGTGGTGGCGGGCCCCGCGCTGGGCAAGGCCATTGAGTGGTCCGGTGCACGCGCCGTTCCGATTCTGCTGGGCGGCATCTCGGCCTTGTGCCTTGCCGCCACCCTCTGGCTGGTCCGCGCCACGCGCTCTGCCAGGGCCAGTTGA
- a CDS encoding thiolase family protein, with translation MTSGVSVIGAGESPYTRHPASDTTTERVLADAVRRALADANLQTSEVDGFGVCSFTLGPDHAIDLAWRLGLRLRWLMQDTNGGASAGTMLQHAVRAVESGDASVVVLVAGDLMDQQVHLKMVAEYNRATADHLVPLDMLGPNALFALLTQRQMAAEGLTRTDYGRLAVAQRAWAALNPGAVYRKPMTLDDYLNAPMVAEPLGRYDCVPPVTGADAVVVAADERAAGTRRARVLTVSARYNSDDQTGDGLVTGLADCASELWDTAGHGPADVDVVSVYDDYPAMALAQLKDLGLVAGGEMPAFIAERLATRKLAVNTSGGQLSAGQPGSAGGMHGLVEIVRQLRGQAGQRQVDARLGLFSGYGMVLYRYGACATAGLLEAAE, from the coding sequence ATGACAAGCGGCGTCTCCGTCATCGGCGCCGGTGAGTCGCCCTACACCCGGCATCCAGCATCCGACACGACCACCGAACGGGTGCTCGCCGACGCCGTACGCCGCGCACTCGCCGATGCCAACCTCCAGACCTCCGAGGTCGACGGCTTCGGTGTCTGCAGCTTCACTCTTGGTCCGGACCACGCCATCGACCTGGCCTGGCGGCTCGGACTGCGGCTGCGTTGGCTGATGCAGGACACCAACGGCGGGGCGAGCGCCGGCACGATGCTGCAGCACGCCGTGCGGGCCGTGGAGTCCGGCGACGCCTCGGTCGTGGTGCTCGTGGCCGGCGACCTGATGGACCAGCAGGTGCACCTCAAGATGGTGGCCGAATACAACCGGGCGACCGCCGACCATTTGGTTCCGCTGGACATGCTCGGACCGAACGCCCTTTTCGCACTGCTGACCCAGCGTCAGATGGCGGCCGAGGGACTCACTCGTACGGATTATGGGCGGCTCGCGGTGGCGCAACGCGCATGGGCGGCTCTCAACCCCGGGGCCGTGTACCGCAAGCCGATGACGCTCGACGACTACCTGAACGCTCCCATGGTCGCCGAACCCCTTGGCCGGTACGACTGCGTACCGCCGGTCACGGGCGCCGATGCCGTGGTGGTCGCGGCCGACGAACGGGCCGCGGGCACGCGACGAGCCAGGGTGCTGACCGTCTCGGCCCGTTACAACAGCGATGACCAGACAGGCGACGGCCTGGTCACCGGCTTGGCCGACTGCGCGTCCGAGCTGTGGGACACCGCAGGCCATGGGCCCGCCGACGTCGACGTGGTCAGCGTGTACGACGACTACCCGGCCATGGCGCTCGCCCAGCTCAAGGACCTTGGGCTGGTCGCCGGCGGTGAGATGCCGGCCTTCATCGCCGAGCGTCTCGCCACCCGCAAGCTCGCCGTCAACACCTCCGGCGGACAGCTCTCGGCCGGTCAGCCGGGTTCCGCGGGAGGCATGCACGGACTCGTGGAGATCGTCCGGCAGCTGCGCGGCCAGGCCGGACAGCGGCAGGTCGATGCCCGTCTCGGCCTGTTCAGCGGATACGGGATGGTGCTCTACCGCTACGGCGCGTGTGCCACCGCCGGGCTCCTGGAGGCGGCCGAATGA